In the Corvus cornix cornix isolate S_Up_H32 chromosome 27, ASM73873v5, whole genome shotgun sequence genome, TTCCAGCTGGGAAACCCTCCCAAGGCTGGCACCTGCCTGGTGCAGAAGCTGCCCCTTGGCCACAGCACTGCAGTCACACACCCACACCTCGGGGAACAGGtgcttcctgctctgggaatgaTGCTGGAAGACAACGTGACTtcatccagctgtgcccacatcTGTTCCTGGTGCTaaacagagaggagaggagaggagaggagaggagaggagaggagaggagaggagaggagaggagaggagaggagaggagaggagaggagaggagaggagaggagaggagaggagaggagaggagaggagaggagaggagaggagaggagaggagaggagaggagaggagaggagaggagaggagaggagaggagaggagaggagaggagaggagaggagaggagaggagaggagaggagaggagaggagaggagaggagaggagaggagaggagaggagaggagaggagaggagaggagaggagaggagaggagaggagaggagaggagaggagaggagaggagaggggaggagaggagaggagaggagaggagagaggagaggagagtcCTAGCACCCAAAGGCATCTCCAAGTTGAGGCCTTTATTTGATACATGGAAAATTCAGGGAAAATGATGGGTTTGTCACCATGGAGAAACTCAGCAGGAGGAGTTCGCACACCTCAGGTGGAAGCAGATCCCAGCTCTGTCTCGCCCACGATGGGAATTTTGCTATTTAGGCTCCAGATGGAAACAAGAAACAAACCCGTGCGTGGAAAAGAGGCCATTTGGGAAAGGAGGTTCGTGGCTCCACACACCTTGCGTGGACACTCCACAGGGCATTCCAGAGACCTGGCatggggggaaggagagagtCAGAGCACCCAGCTGCCAAGGCTCTGCCAAGCACAGCACCTCCACAGTGGAGGAGACTCCACCTCTGGGTGGaccagcaggagccaggcaggcTGTATGGGAATGGATTAGGAAGAAGGGTCACAGGAGCTTTAGCAAGGGCTTGTGGCAGCCTGGCAAACCCAACAGGTCCTGGTGACTGCAGTGACCTGCCAGGCTTCTCCCTGCTGGTTGTGCTGCTGAGCAATTCGGGCtgatcagagaatcacagaaggtTAAGACCAAGTGAgagcccatctcattccagccccctgccatgggcagggacaccttccaccagaccaggctgctcagagctccatccaacctggccttggacacttccagggatgaggcagccacagcttctctgcgCAGCCTCACCACCCCAGCAATAAAAACCTTCTTTCTTAAATATAATCTAAATCGACcctgcttcaaaataaaaccatcacCCCTCGTCCTGTCACAACAGGCACCACTGAAGAGTTTGTCCCCACCCTCTTATCCCCTTAAGTACTGAAAGTTCTGTGATAATGCACCCAGAGTTACCCAGTGCTCAAAGAATTTGCTGGGAAACGCTGGATTGTGTGGATTTTAGATAAAAGATACCAGAGCTGAAACCTTTTGCTGACCAGTTTGAGTGACCACTGACCTGATTTCTACCAGCAGAGAGAATGCCTCCATAGCAGAGAATAAGGACTCGAGCAGAAACTCAGGCTTCCCAAGGCTGCCCACAAAACAGACTCAGGTCAACCCccaaatcacttttaaaaatccttagAGGCTTAAGGAGCTCAGGGGCAGCCACCCCGGGCCCAGGATGGGAGCACTGGGGATGGAGTGTCCTCCCCAAGGGCACTGAACACTCAGTGtcaggggaaggagaaaaggaaagaggagctgAGCCCTGAGGTCAGCTCAACGACTGAAGAGCAGGCAGGAACAGCCCCACggccccagggacagcagccagatCCCAGCGGGAATGCGATGGAGCCggacacaggctggggacaaTGGGGCAGCTCAGCGGTCAAAGCGCAGTCACACCAGCGCCTGTGAGGGGCCGTGGGCTGGAGACGGTGAGAGGCAGCCCAGGGGACGGCGAGGATTTGCACCGGCCGATGGCCCGGGAGCAGGACTGAGGCTTTGCTGTGCTTCAACTCCGGCTCCGCCGCCGCCAGCTCCGGAGGGAGGGCGCGAACATCCCGGGGAAAACGGGGGAACCCCAATTCCCGGCGTGTGTTACGGCTGGACTGGGCAACAGCAATTCCCAGTGCCCTTTAAGGAGcgagctcctgctgccaggcgCTGCCTGCATCCCTCGTAGGgcttttccagctcccagcccgTGTCAGCCCAGCTCGGCTTTAACCCCCGCGGCGCCGGGGCCGATTGCTCCGGCGGGAGCGGTGCAGGAGCTGTCGCGGTTCAAATCCAGGTCAGCGCAGCTCCGCGGAGTCCCAGTGGGCCCTGGCATCCCTGGGATCACCCTGGCAGCGCAGCCAGCCGAGCTCCCGCTCCCACCGGGGCAGCCCCGCAGCGCCCCGGGCCCGGCCAAAGGCAGAGCCGGGGAGCAGAGGTTGCCGAGTTAAACTGGCAGCTGACAAAGGGAaggtttgttttcccatttcctgaGTTTTTCTTCCCAGTCCTTGAGAATTTAAATTCCCGACTAGAATGAGCAGTTTGTTAAATCAGGTTTGAGGTCTCCCGAggtcctggctctgctctctgggatGTCGGCGGTGCCACAGCCGCCAGGTCAGAGAAGTTTATGTAACTCTCTCCTCACTCTGCTCTGGCTATGACACTTTCTCTGGGATCTCCTTTCTTCACAAGGATCCCCGTCCCTCACTGGATATCAAAATACTCAAAATGACTAAATTTGAGCACTGCAGAGCATCCCAATGCACTGTTTTGTTCAAAACCCAGCAGGCTCCTTATGCTGCTCCATCCAGCTGGTCAGCAAGGGGAGGcgagaggggaaaagaaaccagaTTTCAGAGCCAACAATTAAACCAggatttcatttcaaagaatcacagaatcattaaggctggaaaagatgtctgagaccatcaagtccaaccttgGACCCTTGTcacccagagcagagcactgagtgccacgtccagccATTAAATCCCACCCTCCTGAGCTCATCCCCTCCTAGCCATGGATTGTCCCCCCTCCTCTGTGCACAGGGGCCAAATCCCCAGGGACAGTGTGACCTCTTGGATGCACTGCCAGGGGAAACTCTGGGGCACCTTAGAAATGCAGGGTGAGCCAAAGGATGAggctctccctctttttctctctcaccaCAAACTTCTGTGCTTTAGGGTGAGGTGGTTTTTTCACACCTGCAGAGCACCGTGttcccagcctgcccagcagCATCCAGGTGCTCCTGGCAGCAAGAACCTGCACCAGGCAGGGGGACACCGCTCAGCATCACTGCACTGGCCtcaccctctgctcctctctctgtACCCCTCTCCCTGCATTTCACTCAATAAACTCACTTTCTCTGTGATACCATCGCACCTGGGTTTGTAGTACAGAAGGTTCTTGCCCCTGCCAGgcccctgtccctgtgtgtcccctggcacctgcccagccccactcccAAACTCCTCACTCACACCAATTCttacctgcagcagcagcagcacgtcTGGTCACCACCTTTTCCTGGCACTGGAAGGGTCCCAAACCTCCCATTAACTCACttgaaggcagcagcacctgcaggagagctggagattATTGTATTATGTATATTATATAGATATAAGATATATAAGACCATAAAAatcagactggtttgggttgagaAGACCTTTTTAAAGAACATCCAgtgccactccctgccatgggcagggacacctcccactaccccaggtggcttcaagccccatccaacctggccttggacaccgccagggatccaggggcagccacagctgctccgggcaccctgtgccagggcctccccaccctcacagggaacaattccttcccaatatcccacctaaccctgccctctggcagtgggaagccattcccccttgccctggcactccaggcccttctCACAAAGGCACTGGTGTGTTACCAAAGCTGTTTTCAGTACAGAAcaggcttttttaaaagtttgctgATCGTGGTTTTTCAGGTGATTTCGATTTTATGGAAAAAGTTATGAAAAGCCTGACAAATATTCATAAATGGGAGTATCGATTTTCTAGGGATAAGAAATACtaggaggggaagaaaaagaagtagctCCCTTCAATCCTTATCTGTCTTTAAACGAGGGCAAGACaagagctgaggagctgcccTGGTGCTTGCCAACACTCCCAGCAGAGCTAAACCACACCACTCCTGTTGGCTGGCTGAAGGAATCCCATTCATCAGCAGGGCCTGGGATCCTGACTGCCATGGGAACCCTGAGAGGAACCTCCTGGCCAAGCACATTCCAGACAACCCCCAGGTGTGCATCGCTTCACCCCGGAGCCTCACCCTGTGCGGGGGCTCCAGTGGAAAAGTGGGTTCCCAGCTcctgttctgctcctgctcGGCCACACTCACCCCACAGAGGGAATCCAGGCCTTGGGGCGGCCCCAGTCACAGCTCAGGCACGGGAGGAGGGCTCAGTGTGACCATCCCAGGCCCGTGGTTCCGCTCCTGGGATCCACATCCTCTGCCAAAGAGTCACCGGAACATCCtgttcaataaaaataaaagggaggaGGACAGCAAACCCTGGCCTGCACAGAAATGGCTCCCAAGTCCTGAAGAGCACTGATCAGATGCCTTTAAATCCTCCTTCCAAGGCATTTTCCCCAGCCATCAACGTGGAATTTACACAACAGCGATAATGTCAcgctgcagaaaacaaaatgtcattTCCTGAGCAATGATGAACTGGTATTTGGAGCCTCCTCTGATACAGAGAAAACGAATGGCAAtttccctgggagcagaagCCCCCgagctccttcccctgctgctgcagagggtgGATTATGCCGAGTTCTGGCATTAACAGAACATCATTTCACTCATGCAAACGGATCCATCCTTCAGGAACTGTTCCACAGTAGCTGAGCTGAGCATGTCCCATTCACAGGGATCAGGCACTGAGCACATCTCAATGAACAGCTCCTTTGGATGGAACCTCACAGCAGCAAATTGTGTGCCTGGGACCAGGAATTCCTGAATTATTAACAAACCAAGCAACAGGAATGTAACACACTTCCATACAAGCTGCTACCAAACCGTAGCTAACTACAGGTAGGAACACTTAACATTAACAATCTTTAACACCCAACCTCTGCCTCCAAAAGGAAAATCACTCTGCAGCGAGGATCCCATTTATACTGGCAGTACCCTTACCCTCACTCACAGCCGAGGAAAAGGAGGTGGAGCTGTCAGCAGGCACCACAGAGCCTCCGCTGGGATCACGTCTAGACGTGTGGTGCTGGGAGAGGTCCTCAGGCACCCGAGGCATCCGCCCGGGGCTGGCAGATGTGACAGGGGACCCCTGGGAGCTGCTTTGCTCCCTCCTGGAGCGGCAGCTGGAGGCCACACAAACACCCAGGGGCACCTCCGGCAGCTCCGCGCATCTGCCCGGGGCGGCGGAGCCGAGCCCGCGGGGGCTGAGCGTGGTCCCAGCTTTGACCTCTGGGTCTTCTCCTCCCGAGCACAGGATCAAACACAACCAGCACAGGATGGGCTTCTAGCAGACCCTTGTGTCACAAGGGCAGAGCACTGGGGCCATACCCACTTTTCCAAGCAGTGGTTAAAAGCATTTCAGACCTTCTCACTGTGACTTTGCTGTTCAGCAGAGACTTCTGTGCCTAAAaccagcagagcacaggctgagctgggggcctgtggctgcctgcagggacTCAGGGGTAACCACATGCATGAAGATTGCAGGGGGTTAAGggtctgggagcagcaggagcccagaTCCTGGTGATCCCTGCCATGGAAGCTGTGCTGATGCATCAGGAGCCCTGGCCCCAGCTATCCCTGCGCTGACTGGAACCTGTGGCGTGGCTCAGGCTGGTGCGACCCTTCCCAGGCATGGAGCAGGCAAAGGCATTCCCTGTCCCGCGCTCTTCTCCTGGGCTGTGGAGACTGTGGGCTGCTCGGGTGCCCTGGcagtggagaaaaggaaagctgttaGTGCTGGAGCCGGCCCGGGTGACCGGAGCCCTCCTGCCCCGCCAGCCCGGAGCAGGGCAGCACCGCGGCCGCCTTCCTCACTCCGGACAAACAGCCCTTGTTCCAAGCCCCCGGAACAGAACCCCgctctctcccagctccctgccagctgcacGCAGGACAAACACTCCACGCCTCCTTCCGCAGCCCGAGGTCAGGCTGGCAGcgaggggacagcagggacactcACCGGAGCCACCCTGTGCCAGCCGCGGACACCCGGCCGTGCCCTGTGACAGCGCCCGGACCGCGGCTCAGCTGGGGCAGCAAATCCTGCACAGTTCACCGGGCACTGCCCGCCTGCTCATCCGTACGCATTAATGCAGATTTCCCTCTTTTCCAccccttccaaggcctgacTTCCCAACTCGGTgggttttcccttctttaagGCGATTGTTCTCGTCCCTGCAGAGCAATTCCCACACAAGGCACAGGTAGTTCCGAGCCGACTCTTTATTGACCTCAACAAGGTCACATGTATAAAAATTCCAAACTGTGGCTCTAAGACAAATCAGTAAAtatccctctccctccctccctccctcccataTCCTATTGCTGGAAAAAAGAAGCCATCTCGCTAAGACTGGAGTAATCCACTggatttaatacatttttcttttccaaacccAGAGAATGTCACCACAAATCCAAACTCCACCCAGCATTTTTTGTCCCAAAGTCTCTCCTGGACGTTTATTTCAGAATGGTCTACATTAAGCCAAAGCAAGAGCATTTTAAAGCAATGCAGGTATTGtttcttcaaaaggaaaaatgaagtctGAGACTCCGAAACCAACCAGAGCcagaacagagctgggacagaCCCCACGATCAGCAACACACACTCAGCTTCAACCCAAATGTGCACTTTATACAcaatgaaagtgaaaataaaaagcagtaacaGAAACAGCTCCATTACTTGGGATTTTCAGAATGAATCCAGTGCTGGGATTGGAATATTGTGGGCACTCTGCTCACTAACAGGGACGTACTGGGTGGGCAGAAGCCCACGGGACtgctctgaggcagcagcttcACACAGATCATTAACTGGGAAATAACACAAAaccagggagcagcaggtgggAGCCTGGTTTAAGTCATTAATAGAAATTTGCTATAGTTTGGGAAGAGAGCAGTGAGGAGAAggattttccctgctctcaCTGGGGAAAGGCTGTTCCCAAAGCACCACACGGGGTTAAATGTCACCCATTTGGGACACTGTACAGCTGGGGGTCATGAGTGGACTGTGGCCACCAGCCCTGTTTATCTCCAGGCTCCAAATGTCTCTCCCTCATCCTTTCAGACGTTTTCCACCCAGCTTCCCAACCACACTCACAGCTCGCCCTGGCAGAGCCTCTGCCCATCACTGTGACTTTCTTCAGGCCACTGTTTAATTAGAGGAGCACTGCTAATGAAGTGCCCCAGACCACACAGCCAGTCCCAGCTCACCGGGCCCACATCCACTTGCTGCCCACGTCCTGGGTCACTTACACTTCCTTAGAGACACCACCCTGGCACTTCtcccctgctccccagagcagccaggggtCAGTGCCAAAGGCCAGGGGAGCAATTCCCTTCCCAGAGTCTCCacagctccagaggggctcACtcgggggctgtgctggctctgggcacagcaggggctctccaggttgctcagggatAGTCTGGACCTACGCCTGGCCTGCCTGGTGTCCCAGAGGGAAAACAGACCAAAACAACTCGGCACACCACCAATCTGCAGGAAGTGCTTGGGCAGAGGGGAACAGCAAGGACATGCTCACATCCCCTTGGAGAGACTGCACCTGGATGTTCTGAGGGATGGGAATACGGCAGGGATTTATTTGTGTCCTCCATGTAGCCTCACTCCTCATCCCCCACTCCttccaggctgcccagagcagctgtggctgcctcatccctggcagtgtccaaggccaggctggatggggcttggagcaccctgggatagtggaaggtgtctctgcccatggcagggcatggaatgagatgggctttaaggtcccttcccatccaaatcattctgggattccacGATCCTATGAATCCTGCTCCTGACCCAGCTCTGACAAGGGACTGAGGTAGCCTCAAAAGAGAACAGTCCTGCTTGAAACAGGCTcccaaaatatattaaaatgcatggaagcctgagaaaaaaaaaaaaaagggagcagaGCAAGGTCCCGAATCCATTATAAatagcagcagaaagcagagacatTTATCAGCGTCTCTCCAAGACGAGCCGGCTCCTTGCCAGAAAGACAGAGCCAAAGGCATCAGTCCCTCACTCCCCTTCTGCTAATTGTAAATTCAAGTTTAATGCCAAACCCACAGAATGCCAGATCGGACTGGTCTCTCAAGCAGAAAGCTAAATTATACATATTGCTGTGTCTGAACTGAATTCCTCGGACAGAACGGAAGGAAGAGGGGTCTGGAATAAGGCAGAATCATTGATATTCGGAGAGGGCTCTGTGACTCCCACAGACAGCTCGTGTGTGCcggctgctgggagagggaggggattccACAGAGCTACCACGACTCCAGCTGACCCGATTAGTTTGGGAAGGACAGGAATCCTCCCCAAAAGGTACCACTGCCTGCCCCTGGGCGCAGGGTGTTACACAACAGGAGGCCTCACGAACTTCTCTTCCCATCGCTGTCACAGAAACTCGCAGAGTTACCGAATCCAGTCATTTCTATTTCGTTTTTTCCGGATTTTTTGCAGGAGTTTGAGGTGTCTCCTCCCTCCTGGTGCACAAGGTGTGTGGGGAGCCCTGAGccctctctgccccacagctgGCATTCCTGctcccaacacacacacacacacacatttttcctgTAAGTCATTTTCCATAGAGGAAAGAGCCTGTAGGACACAGGAGCTTATGGGATGACACTTCCAGTTTGCGAGCAGCACATTAATTTAGTGAAGGACAGAGTCAGGAGCACCATTAACAGAGGTTTCCCAAATCTTTTCCTGCTCATGATTTGCACCCATGAGCTGCCCAGAGAGTGGAGACTCCACTTCTGCACGTTCAAGGCACTTTGGAAACGCAGCATAGAAAAGTTTTATAAAAAGTTTTACttggaaaacaaggaagaacaATGACATAACTGCAgacaacaataataaaattaacaaaatgcTAATGGCTACCCATTGCTTTGTCCTTGTTGATATAAAAAGTGTAACATCAGATCCAGtgtacaaatacaaaaaaaattgtgcatAATAAATGTACTATAATACTGTACATACAGCATAAACCGTTCAATGAGAATGAATTAAATATACCTATTTGTCTCCTGACTTGGAAGACAAAAGAATAAAGTTCTATAGTCCTAGAGTCAGTGTATAAACCCTTGCCAGGGGCTGAATCACGAGCCAATGGTATCCCTGAAAATAAGCAGAGTCAAATATTCCCTTAATGGAAGCCATTATTCATGGGACTGCTGGTTATGATAAACTaggagaaaaaaccacaacataTCAACCGAGACAACGTTAAATCCAGACCGAGTTCTTCCCATCTCCTGACTTGCTACTGGCACTGCTTTTGTTCGAGCCCGCTTTGGATTTCTTCCCTCTGGAACTgctggggttgttttggttgttgTACGCCTGGATGGCGAGGTCCAGGCGGTCCTGAGCCACTTTGATTTCCCTCTGCAGGATCTCCAGGTCGGCGGGAATGTTCCCTTCGTTGCTGCCATACTGCTGTTCCTGAGCTATGTTGGCTTTGTTCTGCTTGTAGGCCATCTTGGCGTTGGACAGCTCCGTGCACTGCATCTGCTCCGGCTTCAGCGCGATGTTGTAGCCCGGGGGAGCCGACGGGGTGTTCCAGGTAAAGGGGTAGTTAAAGGTCCCAGAGTCAACCAGCTCCTTCTTCTTGGCATTCAACGTGTCCCGGATGGTGCCAAACCCCAAGTGGAGCATCTCCCAGACATTCAGGAGCAGACACATGCAGCTCACCCCGTACATTATCAGCAGGAAAATGGTCTTTTCGGTTGGCCTGGAAATGAAACAATCGACGTTGTGCGGGCAGGGCTTCCTGCTGCACACGAACACGGGGCTCACCTGGAAGCCGTACAGGAAATACTGCCCCACCAGGAAGCCAACCTCAAACAAGGCcctggccaggagctgcaggacatAAATCCTCATGAGCCCATCCTCCCGGATCTGCCGCCGGCCGTCGTGCTTGGCTTTGGCAGGGCTCTGCTTCTCTTTACTCTCCCGGACACTCTCCACCTCTATCTCCGGGTACATCATCGGGTCCTCCTCGTGGTCACCCTCAGCTTCCTCCAAGCCCCGGTGCTGCTTCCAGCGGATGGGCAAGCTCCTCCtcctggctctcctgctggctTCGCTGTGCTCCACCATCCGGGCGATTTTATGGATGGCGTAGCCTAAATACAGCACCGATGGAGTGGCCACGAGAATGATCTGGAACACCCAGAACCTGACGTGCGAGAGAGGGGCGAAGGAGTCGTAGCAGACATTCTCGCAGCCAGGCTGCTCCGTGTTGCACACAAACTTGCTTTGTTCGTCATAATAAATGGATTCTCCTCCCACAGCAATTAGGACAATCCGAAACACAATCAACACTGTCAGCCAGATTTTGCCAACAAAGGTTGAGTGGTTCTGGATCTCCTCTAACAGGCGGGTCAGAAAACTCCAACTCATGGTGGTCAAATGAGTTTAtctaaaaaacaaacagaacccCCAAACATTTATGAGTTTATCAGCTTGAGCCTAAACAGTGCAAACTCAACCAAGAGAGCCCAAAAACTCCAGACTTTTACACCCAACACCCATCCATATTTGTGACCATCACCTGCTATCGGGATCCAGCTGCCAGAATTTGCTTGA is a window encoding:
- the GJC1 gene encoding gap junction gamma-1 protein; translated protein: MSWSFLTRLLEEIQNHSTFVGKIWLTVLIVFRIVLIAVGGESIYYDEQSKFVCNTEQPGCENVCYDSFAPLSHVRFWVFQIILVATPSVLYLGYAIHKIARMVEHSEASRRARRRSLPIRWKQHRGLEEAEGDHEEDPMMYPEIEVESVRESKEKQSPAKAKHDGRRQIREDGLMRIYVLQLLARALFEVGFLVGQYFLYGFQVSPVFVCSRKPCPHNVDCFISRPTEKTIFLLIMYGVSCMCLLLNVWEMLHLGFGTIRDTLNAKKKELVDSGTFNYPFTWNTPSAPPGYNIALKPEQMQCTELSNAKMAYKQNKANIAQEQQYGSNEGNIPADLEILQREIKVAQDRLDLAIQAYNNQNNPSSSRGKKSKAGSNKSSASSKSGDGKNSVWI